Genomic DNA from Bartonella alsatica:
ACAGTTATGATGCTATCTAGCATCCCTTTTAACGCACATGCTTTTCCCACCCTTTCAGCTAAAAATGGAGAAAATATAACAGGCACCGCAAACGCAACTTATGATAAAATTTTAGTAATAGGCTCGGGTACAATCCATGGTAAAGATTTAAAAGTAGAAGGACCTTTGACTAGATGGACAGAAACGATTAGAGAAGAGAATGGTCAAGAAACAATAATTGAACATACTAGGTTGCGTGGAATCGGTGTAGAAGCATCTGCTCCTGAGAGCCAAATTTATTTAGAAAATGTAGATATTCAACGCGTGACAATTGGCCTCGATCTAACAAACTATAGCATAATCAAAATAACGAAAGGAACCATAAACGCCGGACAAAATAGTGATAGAGAAATCGCTGGCATAAAAATCAATAATCATAGTATTGCTGAGTTAAACGACATAACAGTTGATGTAATAAACGGACCAGGAGCTCAAATAACAAACGGATCTGTATTAAATATCGCTGGTGGTTCTATAACGTCTTTTAAAAGTGGTATCTCCTTTGTTAGCAGTGCGGAAAAAAACAAGCTGCAAAATGTGACAATTAATACCAAAGAAAATGGGATAATGACTGATGCAAGCACAGTTACTTTGAAAAATGTAACCGTTGAGAACGCACAAAAGGGTATATATGCAGATAATAATTCTCAAATAATAGTATCGGCTGGCTCATTCCAAGGAAAAGACCTTAAAATAGGATTATATGCAGGAAATGGCAGCAGCATTATTTTAGAAGATGGAGTTACAATTCTCTCTACTCAAAATGCAATACAAGCAGAAAAAGCGAAATCTAAAATTACAATGACCGGAGGAGTTTTGACAACAACTGGGACACAAGCTGCAGCCTATGCAAAATCCAGTGGACAAATTAACCTTACAAATGTTGTTGTAAACGCTAAAGGTAATGGACTCCTAGCAGACGATCAAGAAGCAAAAATTAAGATGACAGGAGGAACTTTGACGACAACTGGGATAGAAGCCGCAGCCTATGCAAAATCCAGTGGACAAATTAACCTTATAAATGTTGTTGTGAATGCTGAAGGTAATGGGCTGAAGGTGCAAGGTAATCAATCAAAGATCATACTAAAAGACTCAAAAGTCTTTTCCGATCTTTTATTAGTAAGTGCGGTTGATACAAAATCCCCTGGAATATCCTTCGTGACTGCAGAGAACTCTGTTCTAGAAGGTAGTGCTAAGATTTTAGCAAATGACTCCGATAAAATTAATCAAACATCTCTTAGTCTGATCAACGGTACAACATGGCTTTTAAAGATTAGTACACAAGAAAAAGATAATGCAGGCAATCTGCTTGATATTACCAAAAGATCACATTCTGAAGTTTCTGTGCTTAATCTTGATAATAGCTCTATAATTTTTGATTCACCAACGGAAGCTCATTATCAAACATTGCATATAGGAGCTGGCAAACCAGATACTGCAGCAGTCTACAATGCAACAAGAAACGCAAAAATTTACTTCAATACTGAATGGAACAATGGCACTACAATAAAAAACCAAAAAACCGATCGCCTTCTTATTCATGGTGATGTATTAGGCACCACAACAGTTTATTTTCAAAACCGTTTAGAAAAAGAAATTGTACAAGCAGAAAATTCAGGTCCTCTAAATACACTCGGTATCTCGCTGATTCAAGTTTCTGGAAAAGCAAATAAAAACTCTTTCAAACTAAAAAATGGCTATATCGCAATAAAAGGTTTGCCTTATAAATATACGCTTACAGCCTATGGAAGCGAAGCAGACTATGGCCAAGCTAATGCTAACCAAAATTTATTGGGGAGTGGTAACAATTTTTGGGATTTTCGCTTACAAAATGCATTCTTGGATCCCAATTTAAGAGTGAAAGCAGTTCTCCCACAAGTGCCTAGCTATTTTGTTATGCCAAATGCTCTCTTCTATACTGGTTTGATCGATATAGTTAAGCAGAATACACTGTTAGCTAATATGAGAACTTCTATCTTTAGAAAAGAAAAAAAGAACAGCTTCTTCTTATACACCTATGGAAGCACAGGAACCTTATTCTCTGAGAGAGCTCCTCGTAAATATGGTTATAGTGGGGCAAATTTTGGCTATACAGCTCTACAAGGAGGTGCTACCTTAGCAGAATTGGAAGAGCATAATATCACAACACATTTCGGTCTTGTAGGAACCTATGGACAGCTATCCTTCACCCCAAAAGATATGAAAGACGCCGGAAAGAGTATACTAGACAAGTGGTCACTCACAGCCTATAATAGTATGCAGCATAAAAACGGTTTCTATTTTGATACGCTTTTATCCTATGAAATCTTAAAAGGAGATATCACTAACGCCATTATTGGCAAAACTGCAAAATTGAAAAATGCAAAGATGTTGAGTATCTCCACCACTGTTGGCAAACAATTTGTAACCATTATTCAAGGAGTAACATTCGAACCACAAGCGCAAATTGCCTATCAACATTTGATGTTTGATACTCTTGCAGATGCCGACGGCTTTAAAGTTGATATGAACAATCCTCATCAATGGATGATTCGTGTTGGCGGGCGCGCAACCAAAACTTTTTCTATCACTGAAAACAGCCGTTCTATTTCCTTCTATGGAAAAGTAAATATGATCAAAACTATGGGCGATAATGAAGCAATATATATTGATAAGGATTATCCACTTGATCCTATGGGCTCTTTTCTTGAAGGCGGTGTTGGTATCAGTGCAAAATTATCACAAAATGTTTCGCTCCATGGCGATATCAGTTATCAACAAAAGCTTCAAAAAACTGGGATAACTGGGACAAATTTTTCAGGAGGAATACGCTATCAATTTTAAGACAAAACTGTAGAAATAAGCGCATTATATTCCATTCATTTCAATTAAAAGGTAGCACAACATGCTGCCTTTCCGATTTATAAAATATGTTTTTCTTTCTTTCAAAAAATAGCTTGTTTCAAAAGAACAAACCTAGCATTTCCCGATAAAAAACAAGACTTAAAATTATAAAAAAATGAGAACAAATCAAAGACAATAAAACTATATAATAATATAATCAGAGTTTTTTCCGAATAATACGGTATTATTACATAAAAATCTGTTTCTTCTTACAAACCTATAAAAAAAATAATATCAAATAAATGATATGTTCTATGGGTTAGCTTATGATTTACGATATAATAGAGCTAATAGGATAAAAATATTATAGTTAAAATTTTTTTAGCAAATTTATACTGACAAAATCCTACAATATAAAAAAAAACAAAAACTCCACGTTACAATAATGCTGCTGAATATCTCTAGAATCTCTAAAAGCTTAAAATAGAAAAAACTTTCTTTTTTCCTCTATAAAACTATCACACTCTCTCTTCTCTGTGAACAATAGGCTCAATACTGGCTTCAAAAAATATCTTTGTATAGTCATGCTGAGCGTGTAAATTACGCAAATCATCATTGCTGAGCTCTTCAAGAATAATCCCTTTATGCATAATTCCAACGCGTTCACAGATGTGTGCAACAACAGCGAGATCGTGAGATACCATTAAATAAGTAAGGTTTTTTTTCTCTCGTAATGATTTCAACAAATTTAAAATTTCAGCCTGTACAGACACATCTAATGCAGATGTTGGCTCATCGAGTAGCAAAACCTCTGGCTCAATAATCAAAGCACGTGCAAGAGCAATACGCTGACGTTGCCCTCCAGACAATTCATGAGGATAACGATAAAGAAATGAAGAATTTAAGCCAACAGAATTTAAAGTATCAAGCACTCGCTCCTTTGGATTATCCATACCATGAATTTTAAGCGACTCAGAAAGAACAGTATAGACCATCTTTCTTGGATGAAGCGAAGCATAAGGATCTTGAAAAACCATTTGAATACGGCGTAAAAAATGCTTATCCCTTTTTTTTGCTACTTCTTCTCCATCAAAAATAAAACATCCATTATAATCTCGAATAAGCCCAACCAATGTATTTAAAATGGTTGATTTTCCACAACCTGATTCACCAATCAAACCATAAGCTTCACCACGCTTAATATGAAAGTTGACATTTTTTACAACATTTACTGCTTTGTGCCCATGCCCAAAGGTTACAGATAAATTAGAAACATCAAATATACTCTTATAATTGGTCACGTGATAACTCCTTCAATACCATTAACAATTGTCGGATTATGTAACCAATTAGGATCGCGTTCAGGAACAGCTAAAATATCAACAGGATTATCAAGCCGTGGCAAACTCGCTAGCAAAGCTTTAGTATAAGGATGACAAGCGTGAGACAAATCACATGCAGGCAATTCTTCTAACACACGACCTGCATACATAACCAAAACACGATCACAAAAATCAGCAATCATATTCAAATCATGACTAATAAAAATAAGACCCGTTCCAGATCTGGTCACAAGCTCATCCAACACTGATAAAACCTGACGCCTTACTGTAATATCAAGCGCAGATGTTGGTTCATCAGCAATAATTAAATCAGGTTTCGGAATGAGCATCATGGCAATCATTACACGCTGCCCCATTCCCCCTGATATTTCATGAGGAAATAATCGCATTACATGTTCTGGATCACGAATATGAACAGATTCCAACATAGAAATTGTCCGCTCCCACGCATTAGCTTTTGAAACACGATAATGGATACGATAAGCTTCCATAATCTGTTCCCCAATCCGTATTAACGGATTAAGTGAATATTTGGGATCCTGTAGAATCATTGAAATACGCTTACCCCGGATAGTTCGCATCTGAGATTCACTTGCATTCAATAAATCAATACCATCAAAGCGCATCTTTTTAGCTTTGATAATTGCTGATCTTGGACTCAATCTGAGTATCGCACGCCCAGTCATTGATTTTCCAGATCCAGATTCGCCAACAATTCCAATTTTTTCTTTTCCCACAGAAAAGCTAACGCCGCGCACAACTTCTGCAATGCCACGCGTTGTAGGAAAAGAAATACATAAATCTTCTATCTCTAATAATTTTTTAATCATTGCGTGGATCCAATACATCACGAAGTCCATCACCCAGCAGATTAAAAGCAAGACTTACTAACAATATTGCACATCCTGGTATCACCGCTAACCACCAATTTGTCATCATAAATTCACGGCCTGTCGAAAGCATTGCTCCCCATTCAGGACTTGGAAGTTGAGCTCCCAATCCTAAAAAACCAAGACCAGCAGCTGTTAGAATAATACCAGACATATCTAATGTTAACCGTACCACTACTGAAGGAATACACATAGGTACGACATGGAACAAAATAATCCGCCAAGTAGATGCTCCTTGCAAACGAACTGCTGAGACGTAATCAGTTGAACGTATAGTCAAAGTTTCAGCACGTGCCAAACGTGCTATTGGTGGCCACGCTGCAATTGAAATTGCAATAGATGCATTCTCAATACCTGCCCCCAACGCCGCTGAAAAAGCAAGAGCTAAAATCAAAGCTGGAAAAGCAAGAAAAATATCAACAATACGCATAAGGACGGTATCAACCCATCCCCCTATATAGCCAGATACAGTCCCCACAATTAGCCCTATCGGTCCCACAATAATTGTAGTGAGAAAAACAATATAAAGCGTAATACGCGCTCCAAAAATGAGGCGACTAAAAATATCACGCCCTAATTCATCTGTCCCAAAATAATGCAACATAGATGGGGGCTGCAATCGATGAGTAAGATCATTGCTGATAAAATCATCGGTAGCAATCCAAGGAGCAAAAATTGCACACAAAATAATAACAAAAATAATAATCAGACCAAACAAAGCCGAAAAATTACGAGAAAATTTGAGCAATGCATGATAAATTCTTTGTACGTTCGCTTGAAAGAGTGACTGTGGAACAGATTCATTTAACCAACGACCCACAAAAAATGACGATTTCGGTTTATAATGATTAACTATTGTCATATTCAACGTGTCCTTGGATCAAAGATTCGATAAAGTAAATCAGAAAATAAATTAATAGCAACAAAGAGAAAACCTACAAGCAAAGTACATCCAACAACAGCATTCATATCTCCAGCCAAAAGAGCATTCGTTAAATAATGCCCAAAGCCAGGCCAAGCAAAAACGGTCTCCGTTAATACAGCACCTTCTAATAAAAAAGCATATGAAAGCGCAACAACAGTGATAATCTGAACAGCGGCATTACGAAATGCATGCCCCCAAACTGTACGCGCCAATGATAGTCCCTTCACACGCGCAGTAATGATATATTCCTGATTTAGTTGTTCAACCATAAATCCACGAGTCATACGACTAATATAAGCCATTGCACCAAATGCTAAGATTAAAGCAGGCATAATAATATGACCAAAGACATTCCTAAAAGCTTCCCACTGTCCTTGACGGGCAGTATCCCAAAGAAAAAATCCTGTTTTGGGTTCAAAAGAATATTCATAAATAAAATCAATACGTCCTGGACCTCTGATCCAGCCAAGCTTGGCATAAAATATTAATAATGCCATTAACCCAAGCCAAAACGTTGGAGTAGAATAACTCAAAAGTGTAAAAACACGAACAAAATAATCAATAAATGAATCGCGATACATTGCTGCAAAAACACCAAATGGAATGCCAAGACTTGTGCCAATCACAATAGCAACTGTAGCAAGCTCTAATGTTGCAGGAAATACGCGCATAATATCTTCCAAGACAGGACGCCCTGAGGTTAAAGCATCTCCAAAGTCAAACAAAAATACATTGCAAAGATAACTCCAGTACTGGACAATCAGCGGCTTATCAAGACCTAGCTTATGAAACATTACATCATAAGCTTCCTGACTAATATTATCACCAAGGATAGCAAGAACGGGATCTAAAGGAAGCAGATGACCAATAAAAAAAGTAATAGTCACCAAACCAAGCAACGTAATAAAAACTGAAATGAGAAACTTCAATACCTTGAAAAAAAAGCCCCATACAAACATTTTTTTGTGCTTCTGCGATACTACTCTTTCAGCGTCTGAAAATGACAAAATCATTATATTTCCCCCCTTCACAGCTACCAAACATAAAGCTAATATCCTTTTTACACAATCAAGCAACCGCTAATCAAGCATGTTCTACAATCTTTCTTTATAACATGCCCGTTTTTATTTTTCTGCATCATTGTAGTAAAGTCTAAAACTATTCCAAATCCATTTTTTTACTGCAGGCCCCATACCAACAGTATAATATGTCTGAAATAAATAAACCATAGGACCATGTTCAAACACATAATGCTGTAAAGCACGATATTGCAAAATACGCTTATTTTGATCTTGCTCAAACAAAGCATCCATCACCATTTTATTGATATTTTCATCATAATATCCAGCGCGCCAAGCTAAATACATATTGTGCTTTTTTGTAAATGTTGGATCAGGATTAAAAACATGATTTAATGAAGCGGGATGCCCATCAGGATCAGCACTCCCCCACCCCATAATAGCAGTGTCATAATTTCCACTACGCACACGGCTCAACAATTGATTTTGTGCCATTTTTTCAATTGTAAGCTTAACACCAATTTCGCGCGCATTGGTTTGAATAGACTGTGCAATAGGTGACATATAACTAAGGCTACCAACTAAAAGATTAGCTTTAAAACCATTAGGATAACCAGCCTCACTGATCAACTGTTTTGCTTTTTTCAAATCTAATTTAAAAGGCACCCCCTCTTTTTCATCCAAAGCACCCGGAATTCCTAGTGACATATAACTTGCACGTGGAATTGCAATACCCTTTAAAACAGTTCTTCCAAGACCTTCGTAATCAACCAAATAACGAAATGCCAATCTTACTTTTTCGTTAGCAAAAATTGTATTTTTATTGTTCAGTGATAGATAAATAATCTGCGGTCTCAGAACACGGTTAATTTTGACCGATCCACCCTGTCTTTCAATATCTAAAACATCCTCTGAAGAAAGATCACGTGCTATATCTACATCACCTTTTTCCAAAAGAAGCCTCTGACTTGCTGAATCTGCTACGTGTTGCACAATAATTTTCTTAATTTTAGGCAAATCCCCCCAATAATGTTGGGTCGCCTCTAATACAACTTTTTCTCCTGGAAACCAGCGCACCAATTTATAAGGTCCAACACAAGCCGAATGCGTTGCTAAATATTTATTACCCATATCACCGTCAATACTATTTGCTTCAACTGTTTGCCTATCAAGCAAAGCAGAAGCATAGGATTGCCCAATAACAGTTAATATAAGCTGGATAGGATAGGGTTTATCTAATTTTAGTTGTAAAGTTTTATCATCAAGAGCCTGAATATTTGTTTCGACATTATTTTTGGTAAATCCGTAGTCTCTTAAAGATTGAGCATAGCTTAATCCTAATTTAACAATCCGTTTCATCGACCATACTAGATCGTGCGCTGTCGCCACCCTTCCATCATCAAACTTTAAATCATCACGAAGATGAAAAACAATCCTTTTTCCGTTATCTAAAACATCCCAAGATTGTGCCATAGCAGGACGAATTTTTGTGGGATCATGCTTGTCATATTGTACTAACGCGCTACAAATATTCATCAATAGCTCACTCGTTACAACCTCAACTGATTGAGCAGGATCAAAACTGCTAATTGAATCAATATTCCATGCCATGACCAATGTATCTTTAGGTGATGCACTTAAGACTGATGATAGAGATCCATTTAAAAAACAAATTGTACTTAACAAAACACAAAAGTTTTTTAACATTCCCTTTTTCCCCATTTTATCATTATCCTTCGCATTTTAATTTATCTTTTTAACACAAAGTATTTCTGTCTTCTCTCTTAAGCAGAGTAACATTATCAGCTTTACTAATCAAAAATCTAATCTTTCACTCAGCACCCCATAATCGAAATGCACAACCTCCAAACCACTATAAACAGAGAGCTCAAAATATCACCTCTCATATTTATAAATACCGCTCCCTTTATAAATTAATCATAATCATATTGTATAAAAAGCTCCCTGCGATTTCATACCTTAAACTTCAAAACAACTGTATACAGGAGGAGTATTTTTTATTATCTACATTATAATCAATCACGTTCTTTTGGTATTTTATAGTATTTAATACCGTTTATTTTTCGATTGCACTATAAAAAATACGTGGCGCACTATTCCAAACCCATTTTTTAACATCAGGTGTCATAGCGACAACACTATATTTCTGAAAGATAAAAGCATAAGGCCCTTTTTGCATAAGTTCACGCTGCAAATCAGCATACATTTGCACCCGTTTTTGTGGATCTTTTTGAAATAACGCATCTTCAACTTTCTGATTCATCTTTGTATCCAAATATCCATGCTGCCAACTCGGATAAGCCGTATTTTTAGCCTCAAACCGATTATCAGGGTTATAAATAAGGCGTGAAGCCATTGTATGAGGATCCGCAGAATCATTATTCCATCCAACAAAAATCGTATCAAAAGCGCGTGCATAAAGCTTTGAAAACAACTGCGTACCTGCCAAACGTTCAATTTTAAGGTGCACATCCACTTTTGCTGCATTATCTTGAAGTGACTGAGCAATTGACAAAGCATAAGGAGAATTCCCCACCAAAAAATTAACCTTAAACCCTTTAGAATAACCTGCTTCCGTTAAAAGCTGCTTTGCTTTTTTTAGATCAAGCTTAAAGGGCTGCCCTTCCTTTTCATCCAAAGCACCAAGATTACCAAGAGGAATAAAGCTTGCACGTGGAATACCAACACCTTTAAGAAAAGTCTTTCCAAGTCCTTCATAATCAATCAGATAACGCATAGCCAAACGCACTTTTTCATTGGCAAAAATAGGATTCGTCATATTGAACCCCCAATACATCATAGATGGCTCTAACACTTTTTCAATCTTAATATCGGTCGTAGCTTGGAGATCAGCTAGATCCTCTGGAGTCAAATTACGTGCAACATCAATATCATGCTTTTGCAATAATAATCGTTGCGTTCCTGGCTCAGCAACATGGCGAATTAAAATTTTCTTAAGCTTAGGTAGCTCTCCCCAATAGTTGGAACTCGCGCGTAATAAAATAGCTTCTCCAGGACGCCAGCTATTTATCTGATAAGGGCCCACACAAGCAGCATGACTAGCCAAATACCGATTTCCCATATCACCATCTTTTTCGTGTTTCATAATTGTTTCACGATCAAGCAAAGCAGTAGCACGACTAGCAACAATGTTATTGAGAATAAGTTCTACTGGATAAGGCTTATCAAATTTCATTACCACTGTTTTTTCATCTGGCGCCTGAAAAGCTTCATCAACATTTTGTTCTGTAACACCATATTCATTAAATATTGCCGCATTGGCCATCTTCAATTTAACAACCCGCTTCATACCCCAAACAAGATCATTGGCATTAGCTGGCCGACCATCATTAAACTTCAAACCATCGCGCAAATGAAAAGTAATCTTTGTACTCTGATCATCACTTGAAACATCCCAACTCTTTGCCAAAGAAGGAACTATTTTAGCTGGATCATCTGTGGCAGTACTGACCAAATTATCACAAACATTAATGATAACTTCAGCTCCATAAACATCATTGAGTTGCGCAGGATCAAATGTACTGATTGCATCGAGATTCCAAGCCATCACCAGGGTATCAGCAGGTGTTTTTGCTGAAATTTGTTGCACAAACATCCCCATAGTAATAACAGCAGAAACAAAAAAACTGCTACTTTTCAATATCTCTCTTTTCAAATTCATAAACTTTTCCTTTTAAATATTATTTATCGATTAATTATTTTGAAATGATACAATAAACTGAATAAAAAAACTTTTTCACGAGTAAAAACAAAATTTATCATCCCTTCCCCCTTAAAAAGATATGGCTGCTATAAATCCTTCCCAATTTCGATGTTCATTATTGCTTCACACACACCAAAACTAGACATTAAACCACACACCACATCAACCATTTTTCTAACGGTAAATTTTAGGGATTTAACTAAGCAATAGAGCAAATATAAAACTGTTTGATCTTAAATATATTCCCAAAAAATGGAATACACACATAGCAAAACCGCTTCCCAGAAAAGAAAGCTATCAGATAATAAAGCATAATACAAGCATCTTGACCCATTAACAATCAATTATCTATAGCATCATTTTGCTCTGTATTGCATACACAAGCATTTGCTAACAGGATACTATATAAATATTAAATATACTAATCGTCGTACATTCAAAAACCTGTAACAAATATATTTTCTTAAACTTTTAAAAATAGAACAATGCAATAATGAAACTATACACAAACACTTTATCTTTATAAATAAGCATGAATTATATAAATAAAATGTCCTTTATTTACTTCTTATAAATTCTGTATAATTAACTATAAATAAATATAACTCAAAACCGATGATATCAATTGTATTCATAATGATGTCAGAATTAAAAAAATTTAGAAACTATTCCTGAAAAATTGCTCACTAGATTTTCTTTACCTTTTTTGAAAACACATTACTGTTTTTGTTAAAATTAGTACTTCATCACCCACTATGCACAGAAACGATGATCCAATGACAGCGAGCATATTAAAAGCTCAAAAGACAATACTATAATCTTTTACTGTCCTACTGAACAACATCTCCTTATGCAAAAGATCTTTGCAATCTTATCGACAAAAACATCCTTCAAGATGGTCATTAACAATCCCTACGGATTGCATAAAAGCATAACAAATTGTCGGACCAACAAATGTCCAACCACGTTTCTTCAAGTCCTTAGAAAGACGAAGAGAAGCAGGTGTTACGGGATTAGCCAACAGTGTTTGAAAATCTATCTTTTTATAACGCTCCGACTGTGGTGGTTGAAAAGACCAAAAATAGTGAGATAAACTCCCCCACTCTCGTATAATTTCCTGTGCTCTCAGTGCATTATTAAGTACCGATCGAATTTTTCCTTGATGACGAACAATGCCTTTATTCTGCATCAACATTTGCACTTTTACTTCGTCATAATGACTAATTTTTTCAAAATCAAAATGATCGAATGCACTTCGAAAAGAAGAGATTTTTT
This window encodes:
- a CDS encoding autotransporter outer membrane beta-barrel domain-containing protein → MHKKYLSLYKVATVMMLSSIPFNAHAFPTLSAKNGENITGTANATYDKILVIGSGTIHGKDLKVEGPLTRWTETIREENGQETIIEHTRLRGIGVEASAPESQIYLENVDIQRVTIGLDLTNYSIIKITKGTINAGQNSDREIAGIKINNHSIAELNDITVDVINGPGAQITNGSVLNIAGGSITSFKSGISFVSSAEKNKLQNVTINTKENGIMTDASTVTLKNVTVENAQKGIYADNNSQIIVSAGSFQGKDLKIGLYAGNGSSIILEDGVTILSTQNAIQAEKAKSKITMTGGVLTTTGTQAAAYAKSSGQINLTNVVVNAKGNGLLADDQEAKIKMTGGTLTTTGIEAAAYAKSSGQINLINVVVNAEGNGLKVQGNQSKIILKDSKVFSDLLLVSAVDTKSPGISFVTAENSVLEGSAKILANDSDKINQTSLSLINGTTWLLKISTQEKDNAGNLLDITKRSHSEVSVLNLDNSSIIFDSPTEAHYQTLHIGAGKPDTAAVYNATRNAKIYFNTEWNNGTTIKNQKTDRLLIHGDVLGTTTVYFQNRLEKEIVQAENSGPLNTLGISLIQVSGKANKNSFKLKNGYIAIKGLPYKYTLTAYGSEADYGQANANQNLLGSGNNFWDFRLQNAFLDPNLRVKAVLPQVPSYFVMPNALFYTGLIDIVKQNTLLANMRTSIFRKEKKNSFFLYTYGSTGTLFSERAPRKYGYSGANFGYTALQGGATLAELEEHNITTHFGLVGTYGQLSFTPKDMKDAGKSILDKWSLTAYNSMQHKNGFYFDTLLSYEILKGDITNAIIGKTAKLKNAKMLSISTTVGKQFVTIIQGVTFEPQAQIAYQHLMFDTLADADGFKVDMNNPHQWMIRVGGRATKTFSITENSRSISFYGKVNMIKTMGDNEAIYIDKDYPLDPMGSFLEGGVGISAKLSQNVSLHGDISYQQKLQKTGITGTNFSGGIRYQF
- a CDS encoding ABC transporter ATP-binding protein, coding for MTNYKSIFDVSNLSVTFGHGHKAVNVVKNVNFHIKRGEAYGLIGESGCGKSTILNTLVGLIRDYNGCFIFDGEEVAKKRDKHFLRRIQMVFQDPYASLHPRKMVYTVLSESLKIHGMDNPKERVLDTLNSVGLNSSFLYRYPHELSGGQRQRIALARALIIEPEVLLLDEPTSALDVSVQAEILNLLKSLREKKNLTYLMVSHDLAVVAHICERVGIMHKGIILEELSNDDLRNLHAQHDYTKIFFEASIEPIVHREERV
- a CDS encoding ABC transporter ATP-binding protein codes for the protein MIKKLLEIEDLCISFPTTRGIAEVVRGVSFSVGKEKIGIVGESGSGKSMTGRAILRLSPRSAIIKAKKMRFDGIDLLNASESQMRTIRGKRISMILQDPKYSLNPLIRIGEQIMEAYRIHYRVSKANAWERTISMLESVHIRDPEHVMRLFPHEISGGMGQRVMIAMMLIPKPDLIIADEPTSALDITVRRQVLSVLDELVTRSGTGLIFISHDLNMIADFCDRVLVMYAGRVLEELPACDLSHACHPYTKALLASLPRLDNPVDILAVPERDPNWLHNPTIVNGIEGVIT
- a CDS encoding ABC transporter permease; this encodes MTIVNHYKPKSSFFVGRWLNESVPQSLFQANVQRIYHALLKFSRNFSALFGLIIIFVIILCAIFAPWIATDDFISNDLTHRLQPPSMLHYFGTDELGRDIFSRLIFGARITLYIVFLTTIIVGPIGLIVGTVSGYIGGWVDTVLMRIVDIFLAFPALILALAFSAALGAGIENASIAISIAAWPPIARLARAETLTIRSTDYVSAVRLQGASTWRIILFHVVPMCIPSVVVRLTLDMSGIILTAAGLGFLGLGAQLPSPEWGAMLSTGREFMMTNWWLAVIPGCAILLVSLAFNLLGDGLRDVLDPRND
- a CDS encoding ABC transporter permease, translating into MILSFSDAERVVSQKHKKMFVWGFFFKVLKFLISVFITLLGLVTITFFIGHLLPLDPVLAILGDNISQEAYDVMFHKLGLDKPLIVQYWSYLCNVFLFDFGDALTSGRPVLEDIMRVFPATLELATVAIVIGTSLGIPFGVFAAMYRDSFIDYFVRVFTLLSYSTPTFWLGLMALLIFYAKLGWIRGPGRIDFIYEYSFEPKTGFFLWDTARQGQWEAFRNVFGHIIMPALILAFGAMAYISRMTRGFMVEQLNQEYIITARVKGLSLARTVWGHAFRNAAVQIITVVALSYAFLLEGAVLTETVFAWPGFGHYLTNALLAGDMNAVVGCTLLVGFLFVAINLFSDLLYRIFDPRTR
- a CDS encoding ABC transporter substrate-binding protein, with translation MGKKGMLKNFCVLLSTICFLNGSLSSVLSASPKDTLVMAWNIDSISSFDPAQSVEVVTSELLMNICSALVQYDKHDPTKIRPAMAQSWDVLDNGKRIVFHLRDDLKFDDGRVATAHDLVWSMKRIVKLGLSYAQSLRDYGFTKNNVETNIQALDDKTLQLKLDKPYPIQLILTVIGQSYASALLDRQTVEANSIDGDMGNKYLATHSACVGPYKLVRWFPGEKVVLEATQHYWGDLPKIKKIIVQHVADSASQRLLLEKGDVDIARDLSSEDVLDIERQGGSVKINRVLRPQIIYLSLNNKNTIFANEKVRLAFRYLVDYEGLGRTVLKGIAIPRASYMSLGIPGALDEKEGVPFKLDLKKAKQLISEAGYPNGFKANLLVGSLSYMSPIAQSIQTNAREIGVKLTIEKMAQNQLLSRVRSGNYDTAIMGWGSADPDGHPASLNHVFNPDPTFTKKHNMYLAWRAGYYDENINKMVMDALFEQDQNKRILQYRALQHYVFEHGPMVYLFQTYYTVGMGPAVKKWIWNSFRLYYNDAEK
- a CDS encoding ABC transporter substrate-binding protein encodes the protein MNLKREILKSSSFFVSAVITMGMFVQQISAKTPADTLVMAWNLDAISTFDPAQLNDVYGAEVIINVCDNLVSTATDDPAKIVPSLAKSWDVSSDDQSTKITFHLRDGLKFNDGRPANANDLVWGMKRVVKLKMANAAIFNEYGVTEQNVDEAFQAPDEKTVVMKFDKPYPVELILNNIVASRATALLDRETIMKHEKDGDMGNRYLASHAACVGPYQINSWRPGEAILLRASSNYWGELPKLKKILIRHVAEPGTQRLLLQKHDIDVARNLTPEDLADLQATTDIKIEKVLEPSMMYWGFNMTNPIFANEKVRLAMRYLIDYEGLGKTFLKGVGIPRASFIPLGNLGALDEKEGQPFKLDLKKAKQLLTEAGYSKGFKVNFLVGNSPYALSIAQSLQDNAAKVDVHLKIERLAGTQLFSKLYARAFDTIFVGWNNDSADPHTMASRLIYNPDNRFEAKNTAYPSWQHGYLDTKMNQKVEDALFQKDPQKRVQMYADLQRELMQKGPYAFIFQKYSVVAMTPDVKKWVWNSAPRIFYSAIEK
- a CDS encoding DNA-3-methyladenine glycosylase I, whose amino-acid sequence is MSKEHSFNTVNVVLYEGLLLGADGKLRCSWAGNDPLYCAYHDNEWGKPVFEDTRLFEKICLEGFQAGLSWLTILKKISSFRSAFDHFDFEKISHYDEVKVQMLMQNKGIVRHQGKIRSVLNNALRAQEIIREWGSLSHYFWSFQPPQSERYKKIDFQTLLANPVTPASLRLSKDLKKRGWTFVGPTICYAFMQSVGIVNDHLEGCFCR